The Gracilibacillus caseinilyticus genome segment TCCTAACACATTGTTAACGATCATCATTGCATGTATCGATGTGTCTGTGACATCTACTCCATTAAAACCGATACAAAGGTGCGCTTGTTCCGTCTCTTTCTGAAACATCGCTTTACCTGTATGAAATGCAGGTGTAATAAGCTGCTCTTGATTTGATGTTAACGTACTTGTTTCAAATTGCAGATATTCTTCGACAGTATTCATAAAATTTTGATCTGTGTTGCCAGCTATTGAAATGACTATATTATCTGGCCGATAGTATTGCTGCATATAACTGGATAGTTGCTGCTTGGTTAATTCCCCCACAGTTGTTTTGGAACCAAGTATCGGTTTCGCCAGCATGTGATCCTGATAGATCAGCTCATGTAGTTTGTCGTGGATGATATCGTCTGGTGTATCCTCTGTCATATTGATTTCTTCTAGAATAACTTTCTTTTCCCTGTCCAATTCGATGGAATCCAAATTCGAATGAAGGATCATATCTGCTAAAATCTCAATTGCCATGTTCTGATGTGTGTCGAGTACCTTCGCATAATAACAAGTATATTCTTTAGACGTGAATGCATTTATTTCTCCGCCTATTCCGTCGAAAGCCTCAGCAATTTCCTGTGGAGTATGGTTTTTTGTTCCTTTAAACAACATATGCTCAATAAAATGAGATATGCCATTTGATAACTCTGTTTCATTACGCGATCCTGTTTTTACCCATATACCAATCGTAATGGATCGAACTGTTGTAATTTGCTCCAATACGATCCTTAAACCATTCTGGCATTCCTTTCTATGTAACAAATGAAATCCTCCTAAACCTTTATTAATTCTATATTTCTTTTATTACCATTTCAAACGTATATATACCACTTTAGTTAACATAATGTAGATTATGTCAACTAGCGAGTGGTAATTTTGAAATGATTCATGCGCTTGGCATACCACTCCGGCCAACCACTTAGCGTATGCGTAACATATTTCTGGAGCTTTGCTACGCACTTAAAACATTTCAAAATAGCTAAATTGTTATACAGTTACACTTTACATAATCTACATTATAACTAACCATACTTTTACTTCAAATTGATTGGAAGTGTGTTTATGAGCTTAAAAAAAAGAAACTGGTTAGCCAGCTTCTTTTTTGTTTAATCGTTTTGTTTTTGTGCTTTTTCGTCGATAAGAACTGCTTTTCTGGACAGATTCACGCGGCCTTGACGATCGATTTCTTTTACTTTCACCATGATTTGGTCACCAATCTTAACGACA includes the following:
- a CDS encoding M16 family metallopeptidase codes for the protein MLHRKECQNGLRIVLEQITTVRSITIGIWVKTGSRNETELSNGISHFIEHMLFKGTKNHTPQEIAEAFDGIGGEINAFTSKEYTCYYAKVLDTHQNMAIEILADMILHSNLDSIELDREKKVILEEINMTEDTPDDIIHDKLHELIYQDHMLAKPILGSKTTVGELTKQQLSSYMQQYYRPDNIVISIAGNTDQNFMNTVEEYLQFETSTLTSNQEQLITPAFHTGKAMFQKETEQAHLCIGFNGVDVTDTSIHAMMIVNNVLGGSMSSRLFQEIREKDGMAYSIFSYHSAFIDSGLLTIYAGTSKHQLEHVQDKIFTVTDQLRTGGLTEKEWGISKEQLKGLYMLSLESTNSKMSRNARNELLLHDHPSLEQDMNQIDRVRLEDVEAILHRLQADQSAIAVISPNI